A genomic window from Leishmania braziliensis MHOM/BR/75/M2904 complete genome, chromosome 19 includes:
- a CDS encoding putative glycerol uptake protein: MNISISSQVGHASQPTSHLKEKSDEAIVPVMRLPQPRDTAALLPPPPSSTLTTSRGCRLHLLSPTTELDIGAAEYSTVYSRLCSIEYLLPAATCLLLILYGFAILVSFCNKNFSSYKLNVTEAMPLLGRIGSKGYDNTMDDQWSGFSTNYNSFLCVALILGGFSAFYRKFLFRQMASSSYPSSGAAASPLLLANDELSAALGSRVRAQTSPVVCGKPHPRCRALRPLSAAPRGCTAFLQGAWILPTFYTITGFIFVAAVHGPHFFLPLLLIIANYVIFLRLQRLCPYWLFMATMWATHVAGLYIIEVANGFEGTYWLQYFFTTSADEALNLLGYEQKPLWDTNMRWAISFRMSTLRLISFNYDLWEATHAAARARERATAKHDATCIECAQLREQNAALAAALPAEASRCYKYRTEYPRDPADYNFVNYAAYTLFPPLYLGGPMSSFNAFVSYMRVPSTSMPLRKMVTYAFAIFRIYATTVLLLHFVHLPALAKHSYLITEMSLQEQAHFVFLTLAYLWLKFNFIWKSSRLFAMLSGIEVPEDMRRCFANTLTVRDFWRDWH; the protein is encoded by the coding sequence ATGAACATTTCGATCTCCTCACAGGTTGGTCATGCGTCACAGCCAACATCAcatctgaaagaaaaaagtgaTGAAGCAATCGTCCCGGTGATGAGGCTTCCGCAGCCCAGGgacaccgcagcgctgctgccaccgccgccatcctcTACCCTGACAACGTCGAGGGGCTGCCGCCTTCACCTGCTGAGCCCCACCACGGAGTTAGACATTGGGGCCGCCGAGTACAGCACCGTTTATTCTCGCCTGTGCTCCATAGAGTACCTCCTACCAGCCGCAACGTGTCTGCTGCTGATCCTTTACGGATTTGCAATCCTCGTGTCGTTCTGCAACAAGAACTTTAGTTCATACAAGCTGAACGTCACGGAGGCCATGCCCCTACTTGGACGCATCGGCTCCAAGGGCTACGACAACACCATGGACGATCAGTGGTCCGGATTCTCCACCAACTACAACAGCTTCCTCTGCGTGGCGTTGATCCTGGGCGGATTTTCCGCATTCTATCGAAAGTTCCTCTTCCGCCAAATGGCATCTTCATCTTACCCCTCCTCCGGAGCTgcagcctcccccctcctcctcgccaacGACGAGTTGTCAGCTGCGCTGGGCAGCCGCGTAAGGGCGCAAACGTCACCGGTCGTGTGTGGTAAGCCACACCCACGCTGTCGCGCTCTCCGCCCACTGTCAGCTGCACCACGGGGGTGTACCGCTTTCTTGCAAGGCGCTTGGATCCTGCCCACCTTCTATACCATCACAGGATTCATTTTTGTGGCCGCTGTGCACGGCCCGCACTTCTTCCTTCCACTGCTCCTCATCATCGCCAACTACGTCATCTTCttgcggctgcagcgcctgtgcCCCTACTGGCTCTTCATGGCCACCATGTGGGCCACGCACGTCGCCGGCCTGTACATCATCGAGGTCGCCAATGGGTTCGAGGGGACGTACTGGCTCCAGTACTTCTTCACCACGAGTGCTGATGAGGCGCTGAATCTCCTCGGATATGAGCAGAAGCCTCTGTGGGACACGAATATGCGCTGGGCCATATCCTTCCGGATGTCGACGCTGCGCCTCATCTCCTTCAACTACGACCTGTGGGAGGccacgcacgccgccgcgcgcgcgcgcgagcgTGCCACGGCGAAGCACGACGCCACCTGCATCgagtgcgcgcagctgcgcgagcagaacgctgcgctggcggccgcgctgcccgCCGAGGCGTCGCGCTGCTACAAGTACCGCACCGAGTACCCGCGCGACCCCGCCGACTACAACTTCGTGAACTACGCCGCCTACACGCTGTTCCCGCCACTGTACCTTGGCGGGCCAATGTCGTCCTTCAACGCGTTCGTGTCGTACATGCGCGTGCCGAGCacgtcgatgccgctgcgcaaGATGGTCACGTATGCGTTCGCCATCTTCCGCATCTATGCTacgacggtgctgcttctACACTTTGTGCACTTGCCAGCCTTAGCGAAGCACTCCTACCTTATCACGGAGATGAGCTTGCAGGAGCAGGCGCACTTTGTGTTCTTAACGCTGGCCTACCTGTGGCTGAAGTTCAACTTCATCTGGAAGTCGTCGCGCCTCTTCGCCATGCTCAGCGGCATCGAAGTTCCGGAGGacatgcggcgctgcttcgcgaACACACTGACGGTGCGCGACTTCTGGCGGGATTGGCAC
- a CDS encoding putative glycerol uptake protein: MATMWATHVAGLYIIEIANGFEGTYWLQYFFTTSADEALNLLGYEQKPLWDTNMRWAISFRMSTLRLISFNYDLWEATHAAARARERATAKHDATCIECAQLREQNAALAAALPAEASRCYKYRTEYPRDPADYNFVNYAAYTLFPPLYLGGPMSSFNAFVSYMRVPSTSMPLRKMVTYAFAIFRIYATTVLLLHFVHLPALAKHSYLITEMSLQEQAHYFYYTLAYLWLKFNFIWKSSRLFAMLSGIEVPEDMRRCFANASYTVREFWRDWHASFNLWVVRYMYIPMGGSSRVALSVLPIFLFIALWHDPVLHLVKWALCIAVMFMAEVAVSGCFGWAVAAFRREMAAVAPTGAVNDATLERESPITDPVRRRLLARLARLCARRFSPRVQSFLYRQLRVAAGMSSAFGLAVANSVGFSMQNGLTDSNGGAQSAYADADFLIAKALMSVTPTFTLGAVAFIYSASSLAVIDREMTHQQTLSLKRLYCLK; the protein is encoded by the coding sequence ATGGCCACCATGTGGGCCACGCACGTCGCCGGCCTGTACATCATCGAGATCGCCAATGGGTTCGAGGGGACGTACTGGCTCCAGTACTTCTTCACCACGAGTGCTGATGAGGCGCTGAATCTCCTCGGATATGAGCAGAAGCCTCTGTGGGACACGAATATGCGCTGGGCCATATCCTTCCGGATGTCGACGCTGCGCCTCATCTCCTTCAACTACGACCTGTGGGAGGccacgcacgccgccgcgcgcgcgcgcgagcgTGCCACGGCGAAGCACGACGCCACCTGCATCgagtgcgcgcagctgcgcgagcagaacgctgcgctggcggccgcgctgcccgCCGAGGCGTCGCGCTGCTACAAGTACCGCACCGAGTACCCGCGCGACCCCGCCGACTACAACTTCGTGAACTACGCCGCCTACACGCTGTTCCCGCCACTGTACCTTGGCGGGCCAATGTCGTCCTTCAACGCGTTCGTGTCGTACATGCGCGTGCCGAGCacgtcgatgccgctgcgcaaGATGGTCACGTATGCGTTCGCCATCTTCCGCATCTATGCTacgacggtgctgcttctACACTTTGTGCACTTGCCAGCCTTAGCGAAGCACTCCTACCTTATCACGGAGATGAGCTTGCAGGAGCAGGCGCACTACTTCTATTATACGCTGGCCTACCTGTGGCTGAAGTTCAACTTCATCTGGAAGTCGTCGCGCCTCTTCGCCATGCTCAGCGGCATCGAAGTTCCGGAGGacatgcggcgctgcttcgcgaACGCGTCCTATACGGTGCGGGAATTCTGGCGGGATTGGCACGCCTCCTTCAACCTGTGGGTCGTGCGGTACATGTACATCCCGatgggcggcagcagccgcgtcgcgctgtcggtgctgccCATCTTCCTGTTCATCGCGTTGTGGCACGACCCGGTGTTGCATCTTGTGAAGTGGGCGCTGTGCATTGCCGTGATGTTcatggcggaggtggcggtgagcGGGTGCTTTGGGtgggctgtggcggcgttCCGCCGTGAGATGGCCGCCGTGGCACCGACGGGCGCCGTGAATGATGCCACGCTGGAAAGGGAGAGCCCCATTACCGACCCGgtgcgtcgtcgtctgctGGCGCGCCTGGCGAGGTTGTGTGCGCGTCGCTTTAGCCCGCGGGTGCAATCGTTTCTCTATCGCCAACTTCGAGTGGCGGCTGGCATGTCCTCAGCGTTTGGGCTGGCTGTCGCCAACTCGGTGGGCTTCTCGATGCAAAATGGCCTGACAGACTCGAATGGGGGTGCGCAGTCGGCGTATGCCGATGCCGATTTTCTCATAGCAAAGGCACTTATGAGCGTAACACCCACGTTTACCCTCGGTGCAGTGGCCTTTATATATTCGGCTTCCTCCTTGGCAGTGATCGATCGTGAAATGACTCACCAGCAGACATTGTCTCTGAAGCGGTTGTACTGCTTGAAATAG
- a CDS encoding putative glycerol uptake protein, which yields MHTVRKRVCMCVREREQSPLFIRQSSLLLHVPLLAIFSVLRLLAPLTFPLLLVVFSVESLAHCLCVGAKSVGSQVTERDQTKGALKGDHTCDLTHLQPHSTLSLFPSPKPPLMAGHDPSNHISAPRRSSPAPLSRTRFSAATLEREKVCKDEPEAIVKDLSLNSLTSPGSPSSSFRGFTALLPLASTPVSPPYCTAPPLSMPRLRLLSFTTELGIGASVYNSIYPRLCTIEYLLSVAMVIYLCAYAFCTLRVFCAKNIHHYLRDLLAPNTFLRRYNAIGYDKHVDSQWGRFTQQYTTLVELSAFMGATTFLCRCVSSTSMSRAPSTADSISSYDISQNGLAGTTNGAVTNIGTRGGRLPAESSASDVRASKLVSLALRVWRIIAGHSWSIPAFYTVTGFIFVAAVHGPHFFLPLLLIIANYVIFSRLQRLCPYWLFMATMWATHVAGLYIIEIANGFEGTYWLQYFFTTSADEALNLLGYEQKPLWDTNMRWAISFRMSTLRLISFNYDLWEATHAAARARERATAKHDATCIECAQLREQNAALAAALPAEASRCYKYRTEYPRDPADYNFVNYAAYTLFPPLYLGGPMSSFNAFVSYMRVPSTSMPLRKMVTYAFAIFRIYATTVLLLHFVHLPALAKHSYLITEMSLQEQAHFVFLTLAYLWLKFNFIWKSSRLFAMLSGIEVPEDMRRCFNASYTVREFWRDWHASFNLWVVRYMYIPMGGSSRVALSVLPIFLFIALWHDPVLHLVKWALCIAVMFMAEVAVSGCFGWAVAAFRREMAAVAPTGAVNDATLERESPITDPVRRRLLARLARLCARRLSPSLRAWSYRMLRVLGGIIAFAGLLLVNLVGFSMQNEQGTGEKMGWTDKPVNADSAILRTLRQLTSSFLLGLLLYLYCSISITVTGRDIEASERQALKERYGLV from the coding sequence ATGCATACTGTAAGGAAAagggtgtgtatgtgtgtgcgtgagaggGAGCAGTCACCACTTTTCATTCGCCAGAGCTCTCTACTCCTCCATGTGCCCCTCCTTGCTATTTTCTCGGTGCTGCGTCTCCTCGCCCCGCTGAccttccctcttctgctGGTTGTGTTTTCCGTGGAGTCGCTTGCACACTGCCTCTGCGTTGGTGCGAAGAGTGTTGGCTCACAGGTAACTGAGCGAGACCAAACAAAGGGGGCCTTGAAAGGCGACCACACATGCGACCTTACGCACCTGCAACCACACTcgactctctccctcttcccttctccgAAACCCCCCCTCATGGCTGGTCACGACCCGTCAAATCATATTTCTGCTCCGAGAAGATCGTCACCTGCGCCGCTCTCTCGTACACGCTTCTCGGCAGCAACCCTGGAACGAGAAAAAGTGTGCAAGGATGAACCAGAGGCGATTGTAAAAGACCTCTCGCTCAACTCGCTTACCTCGCCGGGGTCACCCTCGTCCTCCTTCCGAGGTTTCACCGCGCTGTTACCATTGGCATCCACTCCCGTCTCGCCACCATACtgcactgcgccgccgctctccaTGCCGCGTCTGCGCCTGCTGAGCTTCACAACGGAGCTCGGCATCGGGGCATCCGTCTACAACAGCATTTACCCTCGTCTGTGTACCATCGAGTATCTCCTCTCTGTTGCGATGGTCATCTACCTCTGCGCCTACGCTTTCTGCACGCTTCGGGTCTTCTGCGCGAAGAATATTCATCACTATCTCAGAGACCTTCTGGCACCCAATACTTTCCTCCGCCGCTACAACGCCATCGGCTACGATAAACACGTAGACAGTCAGTGGGGGCGGTTCACTCAGCAGTACACAACGCTGGTAGAGCTCTCTGCTTTCATGGGTGCAACAAccttcctctgccgctgcgtgtcGAGCACTTCCATGAGccgcgcaccctcgacgGCTGACTCGATCTCATCATATGACATCAGCCAAAATGGGCTTGCCGGCACTACGAACGGCGCTGTCACCAACATCGGCACTCGGGGAGGAAGACTGCCTGCAGAAAGCAGTGCTTCTGACGTTCGTGCAAGCAAGCTCGTGTCACTCGCGTTACGTGTGTGGCGTATCATCGCCGGGCATTCATGGAGTATCCCTGCGTTCTACACCGTCACAGGATTCATTTTTGTGGCCGCTGTGCACGGCCCGCACTTCTTCCTTCCACTGCTCCTCATCATCGCCAACTACGTCATCTTctcgcggctgcagcgcctgtgcCCCTACTGGCTCTTCATGGCCACCATGTGGGCCACGCACGTCGCCGGCCTGTACATCATCGAGATCGCCAATGGGTTCGAGGGGACGTACTGGCTCCAGTACTTCTTCACCACGAGTGCTGATGAGGCGCTGAATCTCCTCGGATATGAGCAGAAGCCTCTGTGGGACACGAATATGCGCTGGGCCATATCCTTCCGGATGTCGACGCTGCGCCTCATCTCCTTCAACTACGACCTGTGGGAGGccacgcacgccgccgcgcgcgcgcgcgagcgTGCCACGGCGAAGCACGACGCCACCTGCATCgagtgcgcgcagctgcgcgagcagaacgctgcgctggcggccgcgctgcccgCCGAGGCGTCGCGCTGCTACAAGTACCGCACCGAGTACCCGCGCGACCCCGCCGACTACAACTTCGTGAACTACGCCGCCTACACGCTGTTCCCGCCACTGTACCTTGGCGGGCCAATGTCGTCCTTCAACGCGTTCGTGTCGTACATGCGCGTGCCGAGCacgtcgatgccgctgcgcaaGATGGTCACGTATGCGTTCGCCATCTTCCGCATCTATGCTacgacggtgctgcttctACACTTTGTGCACTTGCCAGCCTTAGCGAAACACTCCTACCTTATCACGGAGATGAGCTTGCAGGAGCAGGCGCACTTTGTGTTCTTAACGCTGGCCTACCTGTGGCTGAAGTTCAACTTCATCTGGAAGTCGTCGCGCCTCTTCGCCATGCTCAGCGGCATCGAAGTTCCGGAGGacatgcggcgctgcttcaaCGCGTCCTATACGGTGCGGGAATTCTGGCGGGATTGGCACGCCTCCTTCAACCTGTGGGTCGTGCGGTACATGTACATCCCGatgggcggcagcagccgcgtcgcgctgtcggtgctgccCATCTTCCTGTTCATCGCGTTGTGGCACGACCCGGTGTTGCATCTTGTGAAGTGGGCGCTGTGCATTGCCGTGATGTTcatggcggaggtggcggtgagcGGGTGCTTTGGGtgggctgtggcggcgttCCGCCGTGAGATGGCCGCCGTGGCACCGACGGGCGCCGTGAATGATGCCACGCTGGAAAGGGAGAGCCCCATTACCGACCCGgtgcgtcgtcgtctgctGGCGCGCCTGGCGAGGTTGTGTGCGCGTCGCTTGAGCCCATCCCTGCGCGCGTGGTCTTATCGTATGTTACGCGTGTTAGGGGGCATCATCGCTTTTGCCGGTCTTCTACTCGTTAACCTGGTCGGTTTCTCCATGCAGAACGAACAGGGAACGGGCGAGAAGATGGGGTGGACTGACAAGCCGGTGAACGCGGATAGCGCGATACTCCGGACACTGCGTCAACTGACGAGTTCATTTTTGCTTGGACTCTTGCTGTACCTGTACTGTAGCATCTCCATCACTGTCACTGGGCGTGATATAGAGGCATCAGAGCGACAAGCGTTGAAGGAGCGCTATGGACTGGTGTGA
- a CDS encoding putative glycerol uptake protein encodes MRLPQPRDTAALLPPPPSSTLTTSRGCRLHLLSPTTELDIGAAEYSTVYSRLCSIEYLLPAATCLLLTLYGFAILVSFCDKNFSSYKLNVTEAMPLLGRIGSKGYDNTMDDQWSGFSTNYNTLVCVALILGGFSAFYRKFLFRQTASSSYRSSGAAVSPLLLVNDELSAALGSRVRAQTSPVVCGKPHPRCRALRPLSAAPRGCTAFLQGAWILPTFYTITGFIFVAAVHGPHFFLPLLLIIANYVIFSRLQRLCPYWLFMATMWATHVAGLYIIEIANGFEGTYWLQYFTTSADEALNLLGYEQKPLWDTNMRWAISFRMSTLRLISFNYDLWEATHAAARARERATAKHDATCIECAQLREQNAALAAALPAEASRCYKYRTEYPRDPADYNFVNYAAYTLFPPLYLGGPMSSFNAFVSYMRVPSTSMPLRKMVTYAFSIFRIYATTVLLLHFVHVPALAKHSYLITEMSFQEQTHYFYYTLAYLWLKFNFIWKSSRLFAMLSGIEVPEDMRRCFANTLTVRDFWRDWHASFNLWVVRYMYIPMGGSSRVALSVLPIFLFIALWHDPVLHLVKWALCIAVMFMAEVAVSGCFGWAVAAFRREMAAVEPRATSGEGINCQCSSRINSLARLARFLAAMSASTPERQLCSWRMPL; translated from the coding sequence ATGAGGCTTCCGCAGCCCAGGgacaccgcagcgctgctgccaccgccgccatcctcTACCCTGACAACGTCGAGGGGCTGCCGCCTTCACCTGCTGAGCCCCACCACGGAGTTAGACATTGGGGCCGCCGAGTACAGCACCGTTTATTCTCGCCTGTGCTCCATAGAGTACCTCCTACCAGCCGCAACTTGTCTGCTGCTGACCCTTTACGGCTTTGCAATCCTCGTGTCGTTCTGCGACAAGAACTTTAGTTCATACAAGCTGAACGTCACGGAGGCCATGCCCCTACTTGGACGTATCGGCTCCAAGGGCTACGACAACACCATGGACGATCAGTGGTCCGGATTCTCCACCAACTACAACACCTTAGTCTGCGTGGCGTTGATCCTGGGCGGATTTTCCGCATTCTATCGAAAGTTCCTCTTCCGCCAAACGGCATCTTCATCTTACCGCTCCTCCGGAGCTGcagtctcccccctcctcctcgtcaacGACGAGTTGTCAGCTGCGCTGGGCAGCCGCGTAAGGGCGCAAACGTCACCGGTCGTGTGTGGTAAGCCACACCCACGCTGTCGCGCTCTCCGCCCACTGTCAGCTGCACCACGGGGGTGTACCGCTTTCTTGCAAGGCGCTTGGATCCTTCCCACCTTCTATACCATCACAGGATTCATTTTTGTGGCCGCTGTGCACGGCCCGCACTTCTTCCTTCCACTGCTCCTCATCATCGCCAACTACGTCATCTTctcgcggctgcagcgcctgtgcCCCTACTGGCTCTTCATGGCCACCATGTGGGCCACGCACGTCGCCGGCCTGTACATCATCGAGATCGCCAATGGGTTCGAGGGGACGTACTGGCTCCAGTACTTCACCACGAGTGCTGATGAGGCGCTGAATCTCCTCGGATATGAGCAGAAGCCTCTGTGGGACACGAATATGCGCTGGGCCATATCCTTCCGGATGTCGACGCTGCGCCTCATCTCCTTCAACTACGACCTGTGGGAGGccacgcacgccgccgcgcgcgcgcgcgagcgTGCCACGGCGAAGCACGACGCCACCTGCATCgagtgcgcgcagctgcgcgagcagaacgctgcgctggcggccgcgctgcccgCCGAGGCGTCGCGCTGCTACAAGTACCGCACCGAGTACCCGCGCGACCCCGCCGACTACAACTTCGTGAACTACGCCGCCTACACGCTGTTCCCGCCACTGTACCTTGGCGGGCCAATGTCGTCCTTCAACGCGTTCGTGTCGTACATGCGCGTGCCGAGCacgtcgatgccgctgcgcaaGATGGTCACGTATGCGTTCTCCATCTTCCGCATCTACGCTacgacggtgctgcttctACACTTTGTGCACGTGCCAGCCTTAGCGAAGCACTCCTACCTTATCACGGAGATGAGCTTTCAGGAGCAGACGCACTACTTCTATTATACGCTGGCCTACCTGTGGCTGAAGTTCAACTTCATCTGGAAGTCGTCGCGCCTCTTCGCCATGCTCAGCGGCATCGAAGTTCCGGAGGacatgcggcgctgcttcgcgaACACACTGACGGTGCGCGACTTCTGGCGGGATTGGCACGCCTCCTTCAACCTGTGGGTCGTGCGGTACATGTACATCCCGatgggcggcagcagccgcgtcgcgctgtcggtgctgccCATCTTCCTGTTCATCGCGTTGTGGCACGACCCGGTGTTGCATCTTGTGAAGTGGGCGCTGTGCATTGCCGTGATGTTcatggcggaggtggcggtgagcGGGTGCTTTGGGtgggctgtggcggcgttCCGCCGTGAGATGGCCGCCGTGGAGCCGCGCGCAACGAGTGGAGAGGGGATCAATTGCCAATGCTCTTCACGTATCAATTCTCTTGCACGGCTGGCGCGCTTTTTGGCCGCCATGTCAGCAAGTACGCCAGAGCGGCAGCTGTGCTCTTGGAGGATGCCTCTTTAG
- a CDS encoding putative glycerol uptake protein has translation MRLPQPRDTAALLPPPPSSTLTTSRGFRLHLLSPTTELDIGAAEYSTVYSRLCSIEYLLPAATCLLLILYGFAILVSFCNKNFSSYKLNVTEAMPLLGRIGSKGYDNTMDDQWSGFSTNYNSLVCVALILGGFSAFYRNFLFRQTASSSYRSSGAAVSPLLLVNDELSAALGSRVRAQTSPVVCGKPHPRCRALRPLSAAPRGCTAFLQGAWILPTFYTITGFIFVAAVHGPHFFLPLLLIIANYVIFSRLQRLCPYWLFMTTMWATHVAGLYIIEVANGFEGTYWLQYFFTSADEALNLLGYEQKPLWDTNMRWAISFRMSTLRLISFNYDLWEATHAAARARERATAKHDATCIECAQLREQNAALAAALPAEASRCYKYRTEYPRDPADYNFVNYAAYTLFPPLYLGGPMSSFNAFVSYMRVPSTSMPLRKMVTYAFSIFRIYATTVLLLHFVHVPALAKHSYLITEMSLQEQAHFVFLTLAYLWLKFNFIWKSSRLFAMLSGIEVPEDMRRCFANTLTVRDFWRDWHASFNLWVVRYMYIPMGGSSRVALSVLPIFLFIALWHDPVLHLVKWALCIAVMFMAEVAVSGCFGWAVAAFRREMAAVAPTGAVNDATLERERPITDPVRRRLLARLARLCARRFSPRVQSFLYRQLRVAAGMSSVFGLIVANSVGFSMQNGLTDSNGGAKPAHADADFLIAKALMSVTPTFTLGVVAFMYSVSSLAVIDREMTHQQTLSLKRLYCLK, from the coding sequence ATGAGGCTTCCGCAGCCCAGGgacaccgcagcgctgctgccaccgccgccatcctcTACCCTGACAACGTCGAGGGGCTTCCGCCTTCACCTGCTGAGCCCCACCACGGAGTTAGACATTGGGGCCGCCGAGTACAGCACCGTTTATTCTCGCCTGTGCTCCATAGAGTACCTCCTACCAGCCGCAACGTGTCTGCTGCTGATCCTTTACGGCTTTGCAATCCTCGTGTCGTTCTGCAACAAGAACTTTAGTTCATACAAGCTGAACGTCACGGAGGCCATGCCCCTACTTGGACGCATCGGCTCCAAGGGCTACGACAACACCATGGACGATCAGTGGTCCGGATTCTCCACCAACTACAACAGCTTAGTCTGCGTGGCGTTGATCCTGGGCGGATTTTCCGCATTCTATCGAAACTTCCTCTTCCGCCAAACGGCATCTTCATCTTACCGCTCCTCCGGAGCTGcagtctcccccctcctcctcgtcaacGACGAGTTGTCAGCTGCGCTGGGCAGCCGCGTAAGGGCGCAAACGTCACCGGTCGTGTGTGGTAAGCCACACCCACGCTGTCGCGCTCTCCGCCCACTGTCAGCTGCACCACGGGGGTGTACCGCTTTCTTGCAAGGCGCTTGGATCCTGCCCACCTTCTATACCATCACAGGATTCATTTTTGTGGCCGCTGTGCACGGCCCGCACTTCTTCCTTCCACTGCTCCTCATCATCGCCAACTACGTCATCTTctcgcggctgcagcgcctgtgcCCCTACTGGCTCTTCATGACCACCATGTGGGCCACGCACGTCGCCGGCCTGTACATCATCGAGGTCGCCAATGGGTTCGAGGGGACGTACTGGCTCCAGTACTTCTTCACGAGTGCTGATGAGGCGCTGAATCTCCTCGGATATGAGCAGAAGCCTCTGTGGGACACGAATATGCGCTGGGCCATATCCTTCCGGATGTCGACGCTGCGCCTCATCTCCTTCAACTACGACCTGTGGGAGGccacgcacgccgccgcgcgcgcgcgcgagcgTGCCACGGCGAAGCACGACGCCACCTGCATCgagtgcgcgcagctgcgcgagcagaacgctgcgctggcggccgcgctgcccgCCGAGGCGTCGCGCTGCTACAAGTACCGCACCGAGTACCCGCGCGACCCCGCCGACTACAACTTCGTGAACTACGCCGCCTACACGCTGTTCCCGCCACTGTACCTTGGCGGGCCAATGTCGTCCTTCAACGCGTTCGTGTCGTACATGCGCGTGCCGAGCacgtcgatgccgctgcgcaaGATGGTCACGTATGCGTTCTCCATCTTCCGCATCTACGCTacgacggtgctgcttctACACTTTGTGCACGTGCCAGCCTTAGCGAAGCACTCCTACCTTATCACGGAGATGAGCTTGCAGGAGCAGGCGCACTTTGTGTTCTTAACGCTGGCCTACCTGTGGCTGAAGTTCAACTTCATCTGGAAGTCGTCGCGCCTCTTCGCCATGCTCAGCGGCATCGAAGTTCCGGAGGacatgcggcgctgcttcgcgaACACACTGACGGTGCGCGACTTCTGGCGGGATTGGCACGCCTCCTTCAACCTGTGGGTCGTGCGGTACATGTACATCCCGatgggcggcagcagccgcgtcgcgctgtcggtgctgccCATCTTCCTGTTCATCGCGTTGTGGCACGACCCGGTGTTGCATCTTGTGAAGTGGGCGCTGTGCATTGCCGTGATGTTcatggcggaggtggcggtgagcGGGTGCTTTGGGtgggctgtggcggcgttCCGCCGTGAGATGGCCGCCGTGGCACCGACGGGCGCCGTGAATGATGCCACGCTGGAAAGGGAGAGACCCATTACCGACCCGgtgcgtcgtcgtctgctGGCGCGCCTGGCGAGGTTGTGTGCGCGTCGCTTTAGCCCGCGGGTGCAATCGTTTCTCTATCGCCAACTTCGAGTGGCGGCTGGCATGTCCTCAGTGTTTGGGCTGATTGTCGCCAACTCGGTGGGCTTCTCGATGCAAAATGGCCTGACAGACTCGAATGGGGGTGCGAAGCCGGCGCATGCCGATGCCGATTTTCTCATAGCAAAGGCACTTATGAGCGTAACACCCACGTTTACCCTCGGTGTAGTGGCCTTTATGTATTCGGTTTCCTCCTTGGCAGTGATCGATCGTGAAATGACTCACCAGCAGACATTGTCTCTGAAGCGGTTGTACTGCTTGAAATAG